One genomic segment of Panicum virgatum strain AP13 chromosome 2N, P.virgatum_v5, whole genome shotgun sequence includes these proteins:
- the LOC120659545 gene encoding DNA (cytosine-5)-methyltransferase 1B gives MVKTPRSPVTTGTRRCRAKPQMKEEKSIENSKLQNGSQDTTQEVHHGVENGDGHVTRKRPRRAAACSDFKEKSIRLSEKTSVVKVKKNRMEEEEIDAVNLTKLGPEDPPPCRKLIDFILHDAEGNPQPFEMSEIDDFFITALIMPMDDDLEKERERGVRCEGFGRIEDWNISGYDEGTPVVWVSTDVADYECVKPASNYKSYFDHFYEKAQVCVEVFKKLTRSAGGNPDQGLDELLASVVRSINAMKGYSGTMSKDLVISIGEFVYNQLVGLDGTSGNDDEKFATLPVLLALRDQCKSRVELTKMPSNISNSSLKIKDTECEEIAEDDDAKLARLLQQEEEWKMMKKQRGRRGTPSQKNVYIKISEAEIANDYPLPAYYKPANQEMDEYIFDSDDSIFSDDVPVRILNNWALYNADSRLISLELIPMKSGAENDVVVFGSGFMRDDDGSCCSTAESAKSSSSSSKADQSDAGVPIYLSPIKEWLIEFGGSMICITIRTDVAWYKLRQPTKQYAPWCEPVLKTARLAVSIITLLKEQSRASKLSFADVIKKVSEFDKGDPAFISSNIALVERYIVVHGQIILQQFADFPDETIRRSAFVSGLLLKMEQRRHTKLVMKKKTQVMRGENLNPSAAMGPASRRKVMRATTTRLINRIWSDYYAHHFPEDTKVGDGNETKEVDDEQEENEDEDAEDEVQIEEEKISKTPLSTRSRKLLSQSCKEIRWEGEISGKTSSGEALYKCAYVRELRISVGGTVALEDDSGETVICFIEYMFQKNGGAKMVHGRMLQKGSQTILGNAANEREVFLTNDCLEFKLDDIKELVTVDIQSRPWGHTYRKENSEADKVEQAKAEEREKKGLPMEYFCKSLYWPEKGAFFTLPHDKMGLGSGVCSSCDHIEPDSDELKVLSKTSFIYGKVTYNVNDFLYMRPDFFSQDEDRATFKAGRNVGLKPYAVCQLLAVPEGAGSKKLDPASTKISARRFYRPDDISSAKAYASDIREVYYSEDIIDVPVDMIEGKCEVRKKNDLPSSDLPVMFEHVFFCELIYDRATGALKQLPPNVKFMSMVQKTTGALKKNKGKQICETDQVDSGKWVDVPKENRLATLDIFAGCGGLSEGLQQAGVSFTKWAIEYEEPAGEAFSKNHPEAVVFVNNCNVILKAIMDKCGDTDDCISTSEAAEQAAKLAEENISNLPVPGEVEFINGGPPCQGFSGMNRFNQSPWSKVQCEMILAFLSFAEYFRPRFFLLENVRNFVSFNKGQTFRLAVASLLEMGYQVRFGILEAGAFGVAQSRKRAFIWAAAPGETLPDWPEPMHVFASPELKITLPDGQYYAAARSTAGGAPFRAITVRDTIGDLPKVENGASKLTLEYGGEPVSWFQKKIRGNMMTLNDHISKEMNELNLIRCQHIPKRPGCDWHDLPDEKVKLSNGQMADLIPWCLPNTAKRHNQWKGLYGRLDWEGNFPTSVTDPQPMGKVGMCFHPEQDRIITVRECARSQGFPDRYEFAGNIQSKHRQIGNAVPPPLAYALGRKLKEAVDAKCQEAGVAAAAP, from the exons ATGGTGAAAACTCCACGATCTCCTGTTACCACAG GGACAAGAAGGTGCAGAGCAAAGCCGCAAATGAAGGAAGAGAAATCCATTGAAAACAGCAAACTGCAGAATGGATCTCAGGATACAACACAAGAGGTGCACCATGGAGTCGAAAACGGTGATGGGCATGTTACCCGCAAGAGaccgaggagagcagcagcctGTTCTGATTTCAAAGAGAAATCCATACGCTTATCTGAAAAAACATCTGTTGTCAAGGTCAAGAAGAATCgtatggaggaggaagaaatagATGCTGTCAATCTGACAAAACTTGGACCAGAAGATCCACCACCTTGCCGGAAGTTGATTGATTTCATCTTGCATGATGCAGAAGGGAATCCACAACCCTTTGAAATGTCAGAAATTGATGACTTCTTCATAACAGCTCTTATCATGCCCATGGATGATGATCTAGAAAAAGAGCGTGAAAGAGGAGTACGCTGTGAAGGATTTGGTCGAATTGAGGACTGGAATATTTCTGGTTATGATGAAGGTACTCCTGTAGTCTGGGTGTCAACAGATGTTGCTGACTATGAATGTGTGAAACCAGCAAGCAATTACAAATCTTATTTTGACCACTTCTATGAAAAGGCTCAGGTGTGTGTTGAAGTTTTCAAAAAGCTTACAAGATCAGCTGGTGGGAATCCTGACCAGGGTCTGGATGAATTACTTGCCAGTGTTGTTCGTTCAATTAATGCCATGAAAGGATATAGTGGGACCATGAGCAAAGATTTGGTGATCTCCATTGGGGAATTTGTATACAATCAACTTGTCGGATTGGATGGTACATCAggcaatgatgatgaaaagttTGCTACCCTGCCAGTTCTTCTTGCTCTTAGAGATCAGTGCAAATCGAGGGTGGAATTGACCAAGATGCCATCCAACATCTCGAATTCAAGTCTGAAAATTAAGGACACAGAGTGTGAAGAGATAGCAGAAGATGATGATGCAAAATTAGCTAGGTTACTGcaacaagaagaagaatggaAAATGATGAAGAAACAGAGGGGTAGACGTGGAACACCATCCCAGAAAAATGTCTACATCAAAATTAGTGAAGCTGAGATTGCCAATGACTATCCTCTTCCTGCATATTATAAACCAGCTAACCAAGAAATGGATGAATACATATTTGATAGTGATGACAGCATATTTTCTGATGATGTGCCAGTGAGGATTCTCAATAACTGGGCTCTGTACAATGCAGATTCCAGGCTTATATCTTTGGAATTAATCCCTATGAAGTCAGGAGCAGAAAATGATGTAGTTGTCTTTGGGTCTGGTTTCATGAGAGATGATGATGGCAGTTGCTGTTCTACAGCTGAGTCTGCGaaatcatcttcttcctccagcaaAGCTGACCAATCAGATGCAGGAGTCCCTATTTATTTAAGCCCAATCAAAGAATGGCTTATAGAATTTGGTGGTTCAATGATTTGTATAACCATTCGTACTGATGTGGCCTG GTACAAGCTACGCCAACCGACTAAGCAATATGCTCCATGGTGTGAGCCTGTGTTGAAAACAGCAAGGCTTGCTGTCAGCATCATCACCCTGTTAAAAGAGCAAAGTCGTGCTTCAAAGCTTTCTTTTGCTGATGTCATCAAAAAAGTATCTGAATTTGACAAAGGGGACCCAGCATTTATATCGTCAAACATCGCACTAGTTGAGAGGTACATTGTGGTACATGGACAGATAATACTCCAGCAGTTTGCAGATTTTCCAGATGAGACTATCCGTAGGAGTGCATTTGTCAGTGGGCTTTTATTGAagatggaacagaggaggcatACAAAGTTAGTTATGAAGAAAAAAACTCAAGTAATGAGGGGAGAGAATCTGAACCCAAGCGCAGCAATGGGCCCAGCATCAAGAAGAAAGGTGATGCGTGCAACAACAACCAGGTTGATCAACAGGATCTGGAGCGATTACTATGCACATCATTTCCCTGAAGATACCAAGGTGGGAGATGGAAATGAAACAAAAGAAGTTGATGATGAACAAGAAGAAAATGAAGATGAGGATGCTGAAGATGAGGTGCAGATTGAAGAGGAAAAGATCTCAAAGACTCCACTATCCACACGGTCCCGGAAGTTGCTGTCACAATCCTGTAAAGAAATTAGATGGGAAGGTGAAATATCTGGGAAAACATCATCTGGCGAAGCTCTATACAAATGTGCTTACGTTCGAGAGCTCAGAATATCTGTTGGAGGAACAGTGGCACTAGAAGATGATTCAGGAGAAACAGTCATCTGTTTTATTGAGTACATGTTTCAGAAAAATGGTGGTGCAAAAATGGTTCATGGAAGGATGCTACAAAAAGGTTCACAGACGATTCTCGGCAATGCTGCAAATGAGAGGGAGGTTTTCTTAACCAATGACTGCTTAGAATTCAAATTAGATGACATCAAGGAATTGGTGACTGTTGATATCCAATCAAGGCCTTGGGGTCACACTTATAGAAAAGAGAATTCTGAAGCTGATAAAGTTGAGCAGGCAAAAGCAGAAGAGAGGGAGAAAAAGGGCCTGCCAATGGAGTATTTCTGCAAAAGCTTATACTGGCCTGAGAAGGGTGCCTTCTTCACCCTTCCCCATGATAAAATGGGTCTTGGTAGTGGTGTATGTAGCTCTTGTGATCACATAGAGCCAGATTCTGACGAATTGAAAGTGCTCTCAAAGACCAGCTTCATCTATGGAAAGGTTACATATAATGTCAATGACTTCTTATACATGAGACCTGATTTTTTCTCTCAAGATGAGGATCGTGCAACCTTCAAGGCTGGCAGAAATGTGGGCCTAAAGCCTTATGCAGTTTGCCAGCTATTGGCCGTCCCTGAAGGAGCAGGATCTAAAAAGCTCGATCCAGCATCAACAAAAATCAGTGCTAGAAGATTTTACAGACCAGATGACATTTCATCAGCCAAAGCTTATGCATCCGACATCAGAGAG GTCTACTATAGTGAAGATATAATTGATGTTCCTGTGGATATGATAGAGGGAAAATGTGAGGTTAGGAAGAAGAATGATCTGCCAAGTTCAGACCTTCCAGTGATGTTTGAACATGTATTTTTCTGCGAGCTTATCTATGACCGTGCCACTGGAGCCCTCAAGCAG TTGCCTCCAAATGTTAAGTTCATGTCCATGGTGCAAAAAACAACTGGTGCTTTGAAAAAGAACAAAGGGAAGCAGATCTGTGAGACTGACCAAGTAGATTCAGGTAAATGGGTTGATGTGCCAAAAGAGAACCGTCTAGCAACTCTTGACATTTTTGCTGGCTGTGGAGGTTTATCAGAAGGGCTGCAGCAAGCTG GTGTATCTTTTACAAAATGGGCAATTGAATATGAGGAGCCTGCTGGTGAAGCATTTAGCAAAAATCATCCCGAGGCTGTGGTGTTTGTAAATAACTGCAATGTGATTCTAAA GGCAATTATGGATAAATGTGGGGATACTGATGATTGCATTTCAACTTCTGAAGCTGCTGAACAAGCAGCGAAACTTGCTGAAGAGAACATTAGTAACCTTCCAGTACCTGGTGAAGTAGAATTCATAAATGGTGGTCCTCCGTGTCAG GGATTTTCTGGGATGAATAGATTCAACCAAAGCCCATGGAGCAAAGTTCAGTGCGAGATGATTCTAGCATTCCTCTCATTTGCAGAGTATTTCCGACCCAGATTCTTTCTCTTAGAAAATGTTCGGAATTTTGTTTCGTTCAACAAAGGGCAGACATTCCGACTAGCAGTTGCATCTCTTCTGGAGATGGGATATCAG GTCCGCTTTGGAATTCTAGAAGCAGGGGCGTTTGGTGTTGCTCAGTCTAGGAAAAGGGCATTCATTTGGGCTGCCGCACCTGGAGAGACTCTTCCTGATTGGCCAGAGCCAATGCATGTGTTTGCTAGCCCTGAGCTGAAGATAACACTGCCTGATGGCCAATACTACGCAGCTGCCAGAAGCACCGCTGGTGGAGCGCCTTTCCGAGCGATAACTGTTAGAGATACAATTGGGGATCTTCCTAAAGTGGAAAATGGTGCCAGCAAACTCACACTTGAG TATGGAGGTGAGCCTGTATCTTGGTTCCAGAAAAAGATTAGAGGGAATATGATGACACTGAATGATCACATATCCAAGGAGATGAATGAGCTGAACCTCATAAGGTGCCAGCACATTCCGAAACGACCAGGTTGTGACTGGCATGACCTGCCTGACGAGAAG GTGAAACTGTCAAATGGGCAGATGGCAGACCTGATACCTTGGTGCCTGCCGAACACTGCCAAGAGACACAATCAGTGGAAGGGTCTGTACGGGAGGCTGGACTGGGAGGGCAACTTCCCCACATCTGTCACAGATCCGCAACCAATGGGCAAGGTCGGCATGTGCTTCCACCCTGAACAGGACAGGATCATCACAGTCCGTGAATGCGCCCGGTCTCAG GGCTTCCCTGACAGGTATGAGTTCGCGGGCAACATTCAGAGCAAGCACAGGCAGATCGGCAACGCTGTGCCCCCGCCTCTTGCCTACGCCCTTGGGAGGAAGCTGAAGGAAGCCGTTGACGCCAAGTGTCAGGAGGctggtgtggctgcggctgCACCATGA